One Pongo pygmaeus isolate AG05252 chromosome 10, NHGRI_mPonPyg2-v2.0_pri, whole genome shotgun sequence genomic window carries:
- the VPS29 gene encoding vacuolar protein sorting-associated protein 29 isoform X4, whose translation MASLALLQRQFDVDILISGHTHKFEAFEHENKFYINPGSATGAYNALETNIIPSFVLMDIQASTVVTYVYQLIGDDVKVERIEYKKS comes from the exons ATGGCCAGCTTAGCCCTGTTGCAGAGGCAATTTGATGTGGACATTCTTAtctcaggacacacacacaaatttgaaGCATTTGAGCATGAAAATAAATTCTACATTAATCCAGGTTCTGCCACTGGGGCATATAATGCCTTGGAAAC aaacATTATTCCATCATTTGTGTTGATGGATATCCAGGCTTCTACAGTGGTCACCTATGTGTATCAGCTAATTGGAGATGATGTGAAAGTAGAACGAATCGAATACAAAAAATCTTAA
- the VPS29 gene encoding vacuolar protein sorting-associated protein 29 isoform X2 produces MAGHRLVLVLGDLHIPHRCNSLPAKFKKLLVPGKIQHILCTGNLCTKESYDYLKTLAGDVHIVRGDFDENLNYPEQKVVTVGQFKIGLIHGHQVIPWGDMASLALLQRQFDVDILISGHTHKFEAFEHENKFYINPGSATGAYNALETNIIPSFVLMDIQASTVVTYVYQLIGDDVKVERIEYKKS; encoded by the exons TTGGTGTTGGTATTAGGAGATCTGCACATCCCACACCGGTGCAACAGTTTGCCAGCTAAATTCAAAAAACTCCTGGTGCCAGGAAAAATTCAGCACATTCTCTGCACAGGAAACCTTTGCACCAAAGAGAGTTATGACTATCTCAAGACTCTGGCTGGTGATGTTCATATTGTGAGAGGAGACTTCGATGAG AATCTGAATTATCCAGAACAGAAAGTTGTGACTGTTGGACAGTTCAAAATTGGTCTGATCCACGGACATCAAGTTATTCCATGGGGAGATATGGCCAGCTTAGCCCTGTTGCAGAGGCAATTTGATGTGGACATTCTTAtctcaggacacacacacaaatttgaaGCATTTGAGCATGAAAATAAATTCTACATTAATCCAGGTTCTGCCACTGGGGCATATAATGCCTTGGAAAC aaacATTATTCCATCATTTGTGTTGATGGATATCCAGGCTTCTACAGTGGTCACCTATGTGTATCAGCTAATTGGAGATGATGTGAAAGTAGAACGAATCGAATACAAAAAATCTTAA
- the VPS29 gene encoding vacuolar protein sorting-associated protein 29 isoform X3 has protein sequence MLVLVLGDLHIPHRCNSLPAKFKKLLVPGKIQHILCTGNLCTKESYDYLKTLAGDVHIVRGDFDENLNYPEQKVVTVGQFKIGLIHGHQVIPWGDMASLALLQRQFDVDILISGHTHKFEAFEHENKFYINPGSATGAYNALETNIIPSFVLMDIQASTVVTYVYQLIGDDVKVERIEYKKS, from the exons TTGGTGTTGGTATTAGGAGATCTGCACATCCCACACCGGTGCAACAGTTTGCCAGCTAAATTCAAAAAACTCCTGGTGCCAGGAAAAATTCAGCACATTCTCTGCACAGGAAACCTTTGCACCAAAGAGAGTTATGACTATCTCAAGACTCTGGCTGGTGATGTTCATATTGTGAGAGGAGACTTCGATGAG AATCTGAATTATCCAGAACAGAAAGTTGTGACTGTTGGACAGTTCAAAATTGGTCTGATCCACGGACATCAAGTTATTCCATGGGGAGATATGGCCAGCTTAGCCCTGTTGCAGAGGCAATTTGATGTGGACATTCTTAtctcaggacacacacacaaatttgaaGCATTTGAGCATGAAAATAAATTCTACATTAATCCAGGTTCTGCCACTGGGGCATATAATGCCTTGGAAAC aaacATTATTCCATCATTTGTGTTGATGGATATCCAGGCTTCTACAGTGGTCACCTATGTGTATCAGCTAATTGGAGATGATGTGAAAGTAGAACGAATCGAATACAAAAAATCTTAA
- the VPS29 gene encoding vacuolar protein sorting-associated protein 29 isoform X1, with product MVVGWLFTDWISYPFKLVLVLGDLHIPHRCNSLPAKFKKLLVPGKIQHILCTGNLCTKESYDYLKTLAGDVHIVRGDFDENLNYPEQKVVTVGQFKIGLIHGHQVIPWGDMASLALLQRQFDVDILISGHTHKFEAFEHENKFYINPGSATGAYNALETNIIPSFVLMDIQASTVVTYVYQLIGDDVKVERIEYKKS from the exons TTGGTGTTGGTATTAGGAGATCTGCACATCCCACACCGGTGCAACAGTTTGCCAGCTAAATTCAAAAAACTCCTGGTGCCAGGAAAAATTCAGCACATTCTCTGCACAGGAAACCTTTGCACCAAAGAGAGTTATGACTATCTCAAGACTCTGGCTGGTGATGTTCATATTGTGAGAGGAGACTTCGATGAG AATCTGAATTATCCAGAACAGAAAGTTGTGACTGTTGGACAGTTCAAAATTGGTCTGATCCACGGACATCAAGTTATTCCATGGGGAGATATGGCCAGCTTAGCCCTGTTGCAGAGGCAATTTGATGTGGACATTCTTAtctcaggacacacacacaaatttgaaGCATTTGAGCATGAAAATAAATTCTACATTAATCCAGGTTCTGCCACTGGGGCATATAATGCCTTGGAAAC aaacATTATTCCATCATTTGTGTTGATGGATATCCAGGCTTCTACAGTGGTCACCTATGTGTATCAGCTAATTGGAGATGATGTGAAAGTAGAACGAATCGAATACAAAAAATCTTAA